Proteins from a genomic interval of Phocoena phocoena chromosome 20, mPhoPho1.1, whole genome shotgun sequence:
- the SHKBP1 gene encoding SH3KBP1-binding protein 1, whose amino-acid sequence MAAAAPAADGVPGRGPPGEVIHLNVGGKRFSTSRQTLTWIPDSFFSSLLSGRISTLKDETGAIFIDRDPTVFAPILNFLRTKELDPRGIHGSSLLHEAQFYGLTPLVRRLQLREELDRSSCGNVLFNGYLPPPVFPLKRRNRHSLVGPQQAGGRPAPVRRSNTMPPNLGNAGLLGRMLDEKAPPSPSGLPEEPGMVRLVCGHHNWIAVAYTQFLVCYRLKEASGWQLVFSSPRLDWPIERLALTARVLSGALGEHDKMVAAATGSEILLWALQAEGGGSEIGVFHLGVPVEALFFVGNQLIATSHTGRIGVWNAVTKHWQVQEVQPITSYDAAGSFLLLGCNNGSIYYVDVQKFPLRMKDNDLLVSELYRDPAEDGVTALSVYLTPKTSDSGNWIEIAYGTSSGGVRVIVQHPETVGSGPQLFQTFTVHRSPVTKIMLSEKHLISVCADNNHVRTWSVTRFRGMISTQPGSTPLASFKILALESADGHGGCSAGNDIGPYGERDDQQVFIQKVVPNASQLFVRLSSTGQRVCSVRSVDGSPTTAFTVLECEGSRRLGSRPRRYLLTGQANGSLAMWDLTTAMDGLGQAPAGGLTEEELLEQLEQCELAPLASLRGAPPSPSPRTSLTSLHSAFSSASLSSRRGSPSPPQAEARRRWGGSFVERCQELVRSGPEPRRPPTPAPRPSAGLGAPLAPPKMKLTETSF is encoded by the exons ATGGCAGCCGCGGCCCCTGCAGCAGACGGGGTCCCAGGTCGGGGACCTCCCGGGGAGGTGATTCATCTGAACGTGGGAGGCAAAAG ATTCAGTACCTCTCGCCAGACTCTCACCTGGATCCCAGACTCCTTCTTCTCCAG TCTTCTGAGTGGACGCATCTCAACACTGAAAGATGAGACCGGAGCC ATCTTCATCGACAGGGACCCCACCGTCTTCGCCCCTATCCTCAACTTCCTGCGCACCAAAGAGTTGGACCCCAG GGGTATCCACGGTTCCAGCCTCCTCCACGAAGCCCAGTTCTATGGACTCACTCCTCTGG TTCGTCGTCTGCAGCTTCGGGAAGAGTTGGATCGCTCTTCTTGCGGAAACGTCCTCTTCAATGGTTACCTGCCTCCACCAG TGTTCCCGCTGAAGCGGCGGAACAGGCATAGCCTGGTGGGGCCCCAGCAAGCAGGGGGACGCCCAGCCCCTGTTCGAAGGAGCAACACGATGCCCCCCAACCTGGGCAACGCAGGGCTGCTGGGCCGAATGCTAGATGAgaaagcccctccctccccatcag GGCTACCAGAGGAGCCGGGAATGGTGCGCCTGGTGTGTGGACACCACAACTGGATCGCCGTGGCCTATACCCAGTTTCTTGTCTGCTATAG GCTGAAGGAAGCCTCTGGCTGGCAGCTGGTGTTTTCCAGTCCCCGCCTGGACTGGCCCATTGAGCGACTGGCACTCACAGCCCGGGTGCTCAGTGGGGCCCTGGGTGAGCATGACAAGATGGTGGCAGCAGCCACGGGCAGCGAGATTCTGCTGTGGGCTCTGCAGGCAGAAGGCGGAGGCTCTGAGATAG GAGTGTTCCATCTGGGCGTGCCTGTGGAGGCCTTATTCTTTGTCGGGAACCAGCTCATCGCCACAAGCCACACAGGGCGCATCGGGGTGTGGAATGCCGTCACCAAGCACTGGCAG gtccAGGAGGTGCAGCCCATCACCAGTTACGATGCTGCaggctccttcctcctcctgggcTGCAACAACGGCTCCATCTACTACGTGG ATGTGCAGAAATTCCCCCTGCGCATGAAGGACAATGACCTCCTTGTCAGCGAGCTCTACCGGGACCCAGCGGAGGATGGAGTCACAGCCCTGAGTGTCTACCTCACCCCAAAGACCA GTGACAGTGGGAACTGGATTGAGATCGCCTACGGCACGAGCTCAGGGGGTGTGCGTGTCATCGTGCAGCATCCCGAGACTGTGGGCTCGGGGCCTCAGCTCTTTCAGACCTTCACCGTGCACCGCAGCCCTGTCACCAAGATCATGCTGTCAGAGAAGCACCTCATCTCAG TCTGTGCCGACAACAACCATGTGCGGACGTGGTCTGTGACTCGCTTCCGTGGCATGATTTCCACCCAGCCTGGCTCCACCCCGCTCGCTTCATTCAAGATCCTGGCGCTGGAATCGGCCGATGGGCATGGCGGCTGCAGTGCTGGCAATGACATTG GCCCCTACGGCGAGCGGGACGACCAGCAAGTGTTCATTCAGAAGGTGGTACCAAATGCCAGCCAGCTCTTCGTGCGTCTTTCCTCCACCGGTCAGCG gGTGTGCTCCGTGCGCTCCGTGGACGGCTCGCCCACCACCGCCTTCACAGTGCTCGAGTGTGAGGGCTCCCGGAGGCTGGGCTCCCGGCCCCGGCGCTACCTGCTCACTGGCCAGGCCAACGGCAGCTTGGCCATGTGGGACCTGACCACCGCCATGGACGGCCTCGGCCAGGCGCCTG CAGGGGGCCTGACAGAGGAAGAGCTGCTGGAACAGCTGGAGCAGTGCGAACTAGCCCCGCTGGCTTCCTTGAGGGgtgctccccccagcccctcaccccgGACCTCTCTCACCAG TCTCCACTCAGCCTTCAGCAGCGCCTCCCTGTCCAGCCGCCGTGGGAGCCCAAGCCCCCCACAGGCTGAGGCCCGGCGCCGCTGGGGAGGCAGCTTCGTGGAACGCTGCCAGGAACTGGTGCGGAGCGGGCCGGAGCCCCGGCGGCCACCGACACCAGCCCCCCGGCCCTCCGCGGGTCTCGGGGCTCCCCTTGCACCCCCCAAGATGAAGCTCACTGAAACTTCCTTCTGA